TCCCATATTATAGGTTTCAATATAGGAAAGGATAAGGTCACCGTTCAGGTATTTAAATTTACTAAACTGATTTCCATTAGGGCCAATATCATAAAGATTGATTGAAAGTTCTCCTTTATTGATAGCAATATCTTCAGGATTATACATTTTATAGCCTGCTTCATTGTATTCATCTGGTAAAGCAGTTTCCGAAACCTTGTCCAGTCGATAAGTTTTATCAGGATTTCTGAGCAGGATTAATATTTTCCTGCCATCCAATGTATCTTCCTTTTTTCTAATGACCAAAGCTGCATCATCCAGCCCGTCCTGGTTAAGATCTCCTTCCGCATCATACTGAATTTCATATCCGTCGGGTACCAGATCGGATAGTTTTTTCCCGGTTTTAAAAGATTCGGTCGGCTTTCCAGCGTTTTGACCGTTTGCAGAATCTTTTTGTACAGTTTTGTTAGCGGTAGTATCATCTTTTTGCTTTGTTTCTGATGCTTTATCTTTTTTGCAGGAATAAAAGGTCAAAAGACAAAAAGCCAGCGAAGGAATAATTTTTTTCAATGGTTTTTAATTTTGTGATTTGTTTAAATGTAGAGATCTTTTATAAATTGACCCTATTCGGTTTCTGAGTATTTAATCTTTTTCAGATCGCCGATCTCTCTTTTCATTCTTTCTTTCCAACCTTTCCCATTCCTTTTTTCCAGATAATGATCAGTCAGTTCATTGTATTTTTCCTGAGCTTTTATATCTATCGGATCAAACGTACAGCCAGTATTCTTTGAAATGATGCCGTATTTTTCAGTGATACTGTCTATTCGGATGCTTGTTTGTTTATCATAGGCCGGGATAAAAAATCCACCTGCATATCTTACTACAATTTGGTCCTTTTTTATATCTTTTTCTGCCTCACGGATATAGTAGTTTTCTTGCTTAGTGAGTTCACTTTTGTTTTTTATGAATTCATTTGCAGCCATATAAACAAAAAACAATAATGCCAGAGAATTTAAAAGAGGAAATACCCTAAGAAATTTACTTTTAAAACTCAGATTTTTGAAATTTAAACTGCTGATCGGATAAGAAACTAAAGCTGTAATAGCAAAAACGGCAGGAAGGTATTGGAGCTGACATTCTTTAACAATATACCACAAATCAAACTGCATAGGATAATTAAGGAAATAATACCCTACAATGTACACTGTAATGAGAAGAAGTATAACAGTTAAATTAATGGCAATAATTTTTTTCATATCAAAAGCTCTTTCTTATTTAAAAATAAAAATTCTGCAGATAATCAAATTCATTCCGGGATACTTACAAGGGTTGATGTAAATAAAGGATCACAAAAACCTTCAGCAGACTCTCGTGATCCTTTATTGAAGCCCTTTTCATAAGGGGTTAGATATTGTATTCAATCTCACCGATATAATACAGTGCATATTCTTCATCATCCACTGAAACAGGATTGGGAATGGCGTATTTCTTTGCTAAAATAATAGCATTTACAGGAGTTTCCAGACCCAGTTCGTTGATCTTCTGTTCAACAGCCAGAAGCCATTGATCAGCATAAGAATAATCCGTGAATTTTTCATAGATTCCTAAACTTTCATCCTCAAAGCCATATTCCAGAAAATCATCGTCAAACCAATGGATATTTTGAGTTTCTGCAAACTTTGAAACATATTGGTCCTCATCTTCTTCTTCCGTGTAATACGTCTCATCTTCTTCTATAAAATGATAAAAATCCTCTTCATTTTTAAAATATCCCAGCCAAAAGTGTGAAGTCTCTTTCTCCATAAATTATTTTTTTAAGTATATCGTTTATTTATTTTAATCTCCTTAATTGTTCGCTTTCGCTAATGACTTTTTCCAGTCTTGAAAGCCTTGTTTTTTCCTGTTTCGCACTCATCAGCCAGTGGATGGTTATTCTCTTATAGGAAGGAGACTGCTTTTCAAAAAACTCCCAGGCAATACGGTTCATTTTAAACTGTTTTTCATATACAGAATCCAG
The Chryseobacterium sp. W4I1 DNA segment above includes these coding regions:
- a CDS encoding immunity 22 family protein; protein product: MEKETSHFWLGYFKNEEDFYHFIEEDETYYTEEEDEDQYVSKFAETQNIHWFDDDFLEYGFEDESLGIYEKFTDYSYADQWLLAVEQKINELGLETPVNAIILAKKYAIPNPVSVDDEEYALYYIGEIEYNI